A genome region from Arthrobacter agilis includes the following:
- the rsgA gene encoding ribosome small subunit-dependent GTPase A, with amino-acid sequence MSEAGNRRGSRAWDESDVRIRPNKKGSRPRTKTRPAYEDAVTGRVVTVDRGRYTTVVDEDTPDERTVVAARARELRRSAVVAGDLVALVGDLSGGPDSLARLVRIEERRTVLRRSADDTDPVERVVVANADQLVIVVAAANPEPRTGFIDRALVAAYDAGIEPLLCITKADLRDPAPLLANYEHLDLRVIISRTDEAVGLEATSDDGESARLSHGAVDALRDELDGQVSVLLGHSGVGKSTMVNALTGSTRATGGVNAVTGRGRHTSSSALALKAADAAPGTWIIDTPGIRSFGLAHVDADRILKAFPDLEPGTDRCERGCRHDDNAVDCGLDSYVAEGLAGDSGPVRLASLRRLLTAGTADPRGSAHDAKELGQQ; translated from the coding sequence ATGAGCGAGGCCGGCAACCGCCGCGGGTCGCGTGCCTGGGACGAGTCCGACGTGCGGATCCGCCCCAACAAGAAGGGGTCCCGCCCGCGCACCAAGACGCGCCCCGCCTACGAGGACGCCGTGACCGGGCGCGTCGTGACCGTGGACCGTGGACGCTACACCACGGTGGTCGACGAGGACACGCCCGACGAGCGGACCGTCGTCGCCGCGAGGGCCCGCGAACTGCGCCGCAGCGCCGTCGTCGCCGGGGACCTCGTGGCCCTCGTCGGCGATCTCTCCGGCGGGCCCGATTCCCTCGCGCGCCTCGTCCGGATCGAGGAACGGCGCACCGTCCTGCGGCGCAGTGCGGACGACACGGACCCCGTGGAGCGCGTCGTCGTCGCCAATGCCGACCAGCTCGTGATCGTCGTCGCCGCCGCCAACCCGGAGCCGCGGACCGGCTTCATCGACCGCGCACTCGTGGCGGCCTACGACGCCGGGATCGAGCCGCTCCTGTGCATCACCAAGGCCGACCTCCGCGACCCGGCCCCCCTGCTCGCCAACTACGAACACCTCGACCTGCGCGTCATCATCAGCAGGACCGACGAGGCCGTGGGGCTCGAGGCCACCTCCGACGACGGCGAGTCGGCTCGGCTCTCGCACGGCGCCGTCGACGCCCTGCGGGACGAACTGGACGGACAGGTGAGCGTGCTGCTCGGCCACTCCGGCGTCGGGAAGTCCACCATGGTCAACGCCCTCACCGGGTCCACCCGGGCCACCGGCGGCGTGAACGCCGTGACGGGCAGGGGGCGCCACACGTCGTCGTCGGCCCTCGCGCTCAAGGCGGCCGACGCCGCTCCCGGCACCTGGATCATCGACACCCCGGGCATCCGGTCCTTCGGGCTCGCGCACGTCGACGCCGACCGCATCCTGAAGGCGTTCCCCGACCTGGAGCCGGGCACCGACCGCTGCGAGCGAGGGTGCCGGCACGACGACAACGCCGTCGACTGCGGCCTGGACAGCTACGTGGCGGAGGGGCTCGCCGGTGACTCGGGGCCCGTCCGGCTCGCCAGCCTGCGGCGCCTGCTGACGGCCGGGACCGCGGACCCGCGGGGCAGCGCGCACGACGCCAAGGAGCTCGGACAGCAGTGA
- the aroA gene encoding 3-phosphoshikimate 1-carboxyvinyltransferase — MTVTSGGVSDQTLWRAPRLTRPVDAEISVPGSKSLTNRYLVLAALADGPCLIRRPLHSRDSALMVDALRALGAVIEDVPGDGGFGPDLRVVPLPAGPGPAVDRAVDCGLAGTVMRFVPPLAGLVTGSTRFDGDPHARRRPMGSIIAALRGLGVTVDDDGSGALPFTVEGDGHVRGGRLVVDASASSQFVSALLLVGARFAEGLHLEHVGKPVPSLDHVRMTVRTLRSLGVDVDDSVPDLWRVSPGPIAAFDVAVEPDLSNAGPFLAAALVTGGTVRVRNWPDGTTQVGDAWRRILPLMGAEATLADGVLTVTGGPSIAGGTFADTSELAPTVAALCALADSPSTLTGIAHLRGHETDRLAALVAEITALGGDAEETADGLTIRPAPLHGGVFRTYDDHRMATAGAIIGLAVDGVEVENIGTTAKTLPEFPALWTALTGSAGTPGAADGQGRA, encoded by the coding sequence ATGACCGTTACCTCAGGCGGGGTGTCCGACCAGACTCTGTGGCGGGCGCCCCGCCTGACGCGTCCCGTGGACGCCGAGATCTCGGTGCCCGGGTCCAAGTCGCTCACCAACCGCTACCTCGTGCTCGCGGCGCTCGCCGACGGTCCGTGCCTCATCCGCCGGCCGCTGCACTCCCGTGACTCCGCCCTGATGGTCGACGCCCTGCGGGCGCTCGGCGCCGTCATCGAGGACGTACCGGGCGACGGCGGCTTCGGGCCGGACCTCCGGGTCGTCCCCCTGCCGGCAGGGCCGGGACCGGCCGTGGACCGCGCCGTCGACTGCGGCCTCGCGGGCACCGTCATGCGCTTCGTGCCGCCCCTCGCAGGGCTCGTCACGGGGAGCACGCGGTTCGACGGCGACCCGCACGCGCGGCGCCGCCCGATGGGCAGCATCATCGCGGCCCTGCGCGGGCTCGGCGTGACGGTCGACGACGACGGCTCCGGTGCGCTGCCGTTCACGGTCGAGGGCGACGGACACGTCCGCGGCGGGCGGCTCGTCGTCGACGCGTCCGCATCCTCCCAGTTCGTCTCCGCGCTCCTCCTCGTGGGCGCCCGCTTCGCCGAGGGCCTGCACCTCGAGCACGTCGGCAAGCCCGTCCCCAGCCTCGACCACGTGAGGATGACGGTGCGGACCCTGCGCTCCCTCGGCGTGGACGTCGACGATTCCGTGCCGGACCTCTGGCGGGTCTCCCCCGGACCGATCGCGGCCTTCGACGTCGCCGTGGAGCCCGACCTCTCCAACGCCGGACCGTTCCTCGCCGCCGCCCTGGTCACCGGCGGGACCGTCCGTGTGCGCAACTGGCCCGACGGGACCACCCAGGTCGGCGACGCGTGGCGGCGCATCCTGCCGCTCATGGGTGCGGAGGCGACCCTGGCGGACGGCGTCCTGACCGTCACGGGCGGACCCTCGATCGCCGGGGGCACGTTCGCCGACACGTCCGAACTCGCCCCCACCGTCGCGGCCCTCTGCGCGCTGGCCGACTCGCCGTCGACCCTCACCGGCATCGCCCACCTCCGGGGGCACGAGACGGACCGGCTCGCCGCGCTCGTCGCGGAGATCACCGCGCTCGGCGGCGACGCCGAGGAGACGGCCGATGGACTGACCATCCGCCCGGCGCCGCTGCACGGCGGCGTCTTCCGCACGTACGACGACCACCGCATGGCGACCGCCGGCGCGATCATCGGGCTGGCCGTGGACGGCGTCGAGGTCGAGAACATCGGCACCACCGCCAAGACGCTGCCGGAGTTCCCCGCCCTCTGGACGGCGCTCACGGGCTCGGCCGGCACGCCGGGCGCGGCCGACGGGCAGGGCCGGGCATGA
- a CDS encoding cold-shock protein, whose translation MATGTVKWFNAEKGFGFIAPEDGGADVFAHFSAINSNGYRSLEENQKVNFETTQGPKGPQAENITVL comes from the coding sequence ATGGCTACTGGCACAGTGAAATGGTTCAACGCCGAAAAGGGCTTCGGCTTCATCGCTCCCGAGGACGGCGGCGCTGACGTGTTCGCCCACTTCTCCGCGATCAACTCGAACGGCTACCGTTCCCTCGAAGAGAACCAGAAGGTCAACTTCGAGACCACCCAGGGCCCCAAGGGTCCCCAGGCCGAGAACATCACCGTTCTCTAA
- the hisN gene encoding histidinol-phosphatase, with protein MSFTQGYNDDLRLAHIMADSVDDQTMSRFKALDLRVETKPDLTPVTDADKSAEEAIRGQLSRARPRDAVLGEEFGSTGSGSRRWVIDPIDGTKNFVRGVPVWATLISLIDEGRPVVGLVSAPALGKRWWAAEGTGAYTGKSLAAAQRLRVSNVSRLADASLSYSSLSGWRERGTLAEFVNLTDKVWRTRAYGDFWSYCLVAEGSVDVACEPELNLHDMAALVPIVTEAGGRFTSLDGVDGPFGGNALATNGSLHSEVLRTLNPDVDDLL; from the coding sequence ATGAGTTTCACGCAGGGCTACAACGACGACCTCCGTCTTGCCCACATCATGGCCGATTCGGTCGACGACCAGACCATGTCGCGCTTCAAGGCGCTCGACCTGCGGGTCGAGACCAAGCCGGACCTCACCCCCGTGACGGATGCCGACAAGAGCGCCGAGGAGGCCATCCGCGGCCAGCTCTCCCGGGCGCGGCCGCGCGACGCCGTTCTCGGCGAGGAGTTCGGCAGCACCGGCTCCGGTTCGCGCCGCTGGGTGATCGATCCCATCGACGGCACGAAGAACTTCGTCCGGGGGGTCCCGGTGTGGGCCACCCTGATCTCCCTCATCGACGAGGGCCGGCCCGTGGTCGGCCTGGTGAGTGCGCCTGCGCTCGGCAAGCGGTGGTGGGCGGCCGAGGGTACCGGCGCCTACACCGGCAAGTCGCTCGCCGCGGCCCAGCGCCTCCGGGTCTCGAACGTCTCCCGGCTCGCGGACGCCTCACTGTCCTACTCCAGCCTGTCCGGCTGGCGGGAGCGCGGCACGCTGGCCGAATTCGTCAACCTGACCGACAAGGTCTGGCGGACGCGCGCCTACGGCGACTTCTGGTCCTACTGCCTGGTGGCGGAGGGCTCCGTGGACGTCGCCTGCGAACCGGAACTGAACCTGCACGACATGGCGGCGCTCGTGCCCATCGTGACCGAGGCCGGTGGCCGGTTCACCTCGCTCGACGGCGTGGACGGCCCCTTCGGCGGCAACGCCCTCGCCACGAACGGGTCCCTGCACAGCGAGGTCCTGCGTACCCTCAACCCCGATGTGGATGACCTCCTCTAG